The following proteins are encoded in a genomic region of Nicotiana sylvestris chromosome 4, ASM39365v2, whole genome shotgun sequence:
- the LOC138889670 gene encoding uncharacterized protein encodes MTGTDSSVTPSLSGSTSQAVNHDVNHPYFLHSSYAPGMTLVTSPFDGRGFPGWRRSILIALSAKNKLAFINGICDEPALDSKDHAQWSRCNDMVTSWLLNSLTKEIGDSVIYSKSAKELWSSLEHRFGQSNRAKLYHLQKEVAKTV; translated from the coding sequence ATGACTGGAACAGATTCTTCAGTAACACCTTCCCTTTCTGGATCAACAAGTCAAGCAGTTAATCATGATGTCAACCATCCCTATTTTCTTCACTCTTCATATGCTCCTGGGATGACTCTTGTGACCTCACCTTTTGATGGAAGAGGATTCCCAGGATGGAGAAGGTCAATATTGATTGCATTGTCAGCCAAAAATAAGCTGGCGTTCATCAATGGGATTTGTGATGAACCTGCCTTGGATTCAAAGGATCATGCACAATGGAGTAGGTGCAATGACATGGTAACCTCATGGCTTTTAAATTCTCTAACTAAAGAGATAGGAGATAGTGTAATCTATTCCAAATCTGCAAAAGAACTTTGGAGTAGTCTTGAACATAGGTTTGGACAATCCAATAGAGCCAAACTCTACCACCTACAAAAGGAAGTTGCTAAGACAGTTTAG